A part of Carassius carassius chromosome 32, fCarCar2.1, whole genome shotgun sequence genomic DNA contains:
- the LOC132112891 gene encoding dnaJ homolog subfamily C member 27-like — MDTNVQKRRENKKSLRVKVISLGNAEVGKSCIIKRYCEKRFVPKYLATIGIDYGVTKVQVRDREIKVNIFDMAGHPFFYEVRNEFYKDSQGVIVVYDVGLRESFDALDSWLTEMKQEMGSQANMENIIFIVCANKVDLTKKRVVDESEGRLWAESRGFHYFETSAQSGEGINEMFQAFFSSITDMCENGGKRPTPEVSVGFTKEQADTIRRIRNSKDSWDMLGVKPGATREEVNKAYRKLAVLLHPDKCVAPGSEDAFKAVVNARTSLLKNIK; from the exons ATGGACACGAATGTTCAGAAAAGACGAGAAAACAAGAAGTCGTTACGGGTTAAGGTCATTAGTCTGGGAAATGCAGAGGTGGGGAAG AGCTGCATTATTAAACGATACTGTGAGAAGCGGTTTGTGCCCAAGTATCTAGCCACTATCGGGATAGATTATGGTGTGACCAA GGTCCAGGTTCGAGACAGGGagataaaagtaaacatttttgaTATGGCTGGACACCCTTTCTTTTATGAG GTCCGCAATGAGTTTTATAAGGACTCTCAGGGGGTGATTGTAGTCTATGATGTTGGTCTGAGGGAGAGTTTTGATGCTCTGGACAGCTGGCTCACAGAGATGAAGCAGGAAATGGGCTCACAGGCCAACATGGAGAACATCATCTTCATTGTGTGTGCCAACAAG GTTGACCTGACAAAAAAGCGAGTTGTGGATGAGAGTGAGGGGAGACTCTGGGCTGAGAGCAGAGGATTTCATTACTTTGAAACCTCTGCTCAGAGTGGCGAAGGCATCAATGAAATGTTTCAG GCCTTTTTCTCATCTATAACTGATATGTGTGAAAATGGAGGCAAGAGACCCACTCCAGAGGTCAGTGTAGGTTTTACTAAAGAGCAGGCCGACACCATCCGGCGCATTCGCAACAGCAAAGACAGCTGGGATATGCTGGGGGTTAAACCTGGGGCCACGAG GGAGGAAGTCAACAAGGCATACAGGAAGTTGGCTGTACTGTTGCACCCGGACAAGTGTGTGGCCCCAGGCAGTGAAGATGCCTTTAAAGCAGTGGTTAACGCTCGCACATCCCTGCTCAAGAATATCAAGTAG